One segment of Haliotis asinina isolate JCU_RB_2024 chromosome 12, JCU_Hal_asi_v2, whole genome shotgun sequence DNA contains the following:
- the LOC137258859 gene encoding probable methyltransferase-like protein 24, with product MNYLQRWPTMGRLTSGKLIACVFAVAFTILVLVSFRDNISSRNQKEIDELVHAVHKLRKLARAKGLHVEDEDPNSDTGEKGAEVSRKEGPNTPGDNPSDGSSFRITEYWQASSLIKWDFEKPPEYVCKNKSSAGIYYICQDPQFRIKPPCIAYSFGVYTKWAFEETLGRMGCETHSFDPSVKWNDHIHKGVVHFHKLGIGAEDTDNYKPARGMYVKEDQTWKMRTLPSIMKMLGHEGKVIDVLKVDVEGFEWFMMKQMLDTGIIHRVRQFVVEWHLVHDFPAKKSYMDLLRVYYKMKDAGFRTFSIDFRFRGFSVRRWRIQSDVMYVNTMFNPNNQ from the exons ATGAACTACCTGCAACGCTGGCCTACAATGGGACGACTTACTTCAGGGAAGCTTATCGCGTGTGTTTTCGCCGTGGCTTTTACGATTCTTGTGCTAGTTTCCTTTCGGGACAACATATCTTCACGGAATCAAAAGGAAATTGATGAATTAGTTCATGCAG TTCATAAACTACGAAAGCTTGCCAGGGCCAAAGGTTTACACGTCGAAGATGAAGACCCAAATTCGGATACAGGGGAAAAGGGTGCGGAAGTCAGTCGCAAGGAAGGTCCAAATACGCCTGGAGACAATCCTTCGGATGGATCTAGTTTCCGGATAACGGAGTACTGGCAGGCTAGTTCTTTGATAAAATG GGATTTTGAGAAACCACCAGAATATGTTTGTAAGAACAAGTCATCTGCTGGAATATATTACATCTGTCAAGATCCTCAGTTTAGAATCAAGCCACCCTGTATCGCATACTCCTTTGG AGTCTACACGAAATGGGCATTTGAGGAGACTCTTGGCAGGATGGGATGTGAGACACATTCGTTTGATCCGAG CGTGAAATGGAACGACCACATCCACAAGGGCGTGGTCCATTTCCACAAATTGGGTATCGGGGCAGAGGATACCGACAACTACAAGCCGGCCCGAGGGATGTACGTGAAGGAGGATCAGACCTGGAAGATGAGGACACTGCCCTCCATCATGAAGATGCTGGGGCATGAAGGG AAAGTGATTGACGTGCTGAAGGTGGACGTTGAGGGGTTCGAGTGGTTCATGATGAAGCAGATGTTGGACACAGGGATAATCCACCGCGTGCGTCAGTTTGTCGTGGAGTGGCATCTCGTGCATGACTTTCCCGCCAAGAAGTCTTACATGGATTTGTTGCGGGTCTACTACAAGATGAAGGATGCAGGATTCCGAACGTTCTCCATCGATTTCAGATTCAGGGGGTTTTCTGTGAGGCGATGGCGGATACAATCGGATGTGATGTATGTTAACACCATGTTTAATCCAAATAACCAGTAG